A single genomic interval of Terriglobus albidus harbors:
- a CDS encoding DUF4097 family beta strand repeat-containing protein, translating into MATIPPIDPRFQREQWRQQQRIARDQAKAQRDAWRAQARLQREQMRWQMRQYRRGSIVGPLLLVAIGIVFLLIQTGRIAANQFWNWYGHFWPLVLIAIGVLMLAEWAVDRYFRAGDAPPVRRSVGGVVFLVILLAFVSLAYTDSRRVNGWVARSFHVSSDNWDEFTGDKHESDLTPVEQAFPEGGTLTVDNPRGDLTIAGTSDDGKLHISGHKEVYSDSDSEAERKAKAIDPNISASGNSVVVNIAAEKGCKLDLEITVPATALVTATANHGELHVRNLKAPVNLTANHGNVDISAITGTSNVHINNNDSSLNAHSLTGSLNIEGKIDELSISDVNGPVQMNGDFFGAGRIERVQGPFQLRTSRTEFRFVRLDGHVDIDPDHDMTVEDVLGPVVLNTRSRDIVMNRVAGDVTVTNKNGTVEIGVAQPVGNVTVTNRSGDVKLTVPEKAGYTISAETKNGSTDTDLPLDRNSSGDRRTLSGSINGGGKQIRILNSESDISINRNTLPPIPATPPAPPKITMEKPEVPEKPERRERPEPPAPPAGIDIRDANGTRVIINQNGVVVHEGSKTASKQKNKEKNKSNDNDF; encoded by the coding sequence ATGGCTACGATTCCTCCCATCGATCCTCGTTTTCAGCGTGAGCAGTGGCGTCAGCAGCAGCGTATAGCCCGCGATCAGGCAAAAGCGCAGCGGGATGCATGGCGGGCTCAGGCCCGGTTACAGCGTGAACAGATGCGCTGGCAGATGCGGCAGTATCGCCGGGGATCCATCGTCGGCCCGCTGCTCCTGGTGGCCATCGGCATCGTCTTTCTGCTGATCCAGACGGGACGTATTGCAGCGAACCAGTTCTGGAACTGGTATGGACATTTCTGGCCGCTGGTACTGATTGCGATCGGTGTGCTGATGCTGGCCGAGTGGGCTGTGGACCGCTACTTCCGGGCTGGAGATGCTCCGCCGGTGCGGCGCAGTGTAGGCGGCGTAGTCTTTCTGGTGATCCTGCTGGCGTTTGTCAGCCTCGCCTATACCGACTCGCGCCGCGTCAATGGATGGGTTGCTCGCAGCTTCCATGTCAGTAGTGATAACTGGGACGAGTTTACGGGTGACAAACACGAGAGCGATCTGACGCCGGTGGAGCAGGCTTTTCCTGAGGGCGGAACTCTTACCGTCGACAACCCGCGCGGCGACCTGACGATTGCCGGCACCAGCGATGACGGCAAGTTGCATATCAGCGGTCACAAAGAGGTTTACTCCGACAGCGACTCCGAGGCTGAGCGCAAGGCGAAGGCGATCGATCCCAATATTTCCGCCAGCGGCAACAGCGTGGTGGTGAATATCGCGGCGGAGAAGGGATGCAAGCTCGACCTCGAGATTACGGTTCCGGCCACTGCGCTAGTGACCGCAACCGCGAATCACGGTGAGCTGCATGTCCGCAATCTGAAGGCTCCGGTGAATCTGACGGCCAATCACGGCAACGTCGATATCTCGGCCATTACCGGAACCTCGAACGTGCATATCAACAACAACGATTCGTCGCTGAACGCACATTCTCTGACGGGTTCACTCAATATTGAAGGCAAGATCGACGAGCTCAGCATCTCCGATGTGAATGGGCCGGTGCAGATGAATGGAGACTTCTTCGGTGCGGGGCGCATCGAGCGTGTCCAGGGGCCGTTCCAACTACGCACCAGCCGCACCGAGTTCCGCTTTGTCCGCCTGGATGGACATGTCGATATCGATCCGGACCACGACATGACGGTGGAAGATGTGCTGGGTCCCGTCGTTCTGAATACGCGCAGCCGCGACATCGTCATGAACCGTGTTGCCGGCGATGTGACGGTAACCAACAAGAATGGCACCGTCGAGATCGGTGTTGCGCAGCCCGTTGGCAATGTTACAGTGACCAATCGCAGCGGCGATGTGAAGCTTACGGTGCCGGAGAAGGCTGGCTATACCATCTCCGCTGAGACGAAGAACGGATCGACCGATACAGACCTTCCGCTGGACCGGAACTCGAGCGGGGATCGCCGGACGCTCTCAGGCTCCATCAACGGCGGCGGCAAGCAGATTCGCATCCTCAACTCTGAGAGCGATATCTCCATCAATCGCAATACGCTGCCGCCGATTCCGGCTACTCCGCCGGCGCCACCGAAGATCACCATGGAAAAGCCCGAGGTTCCGGAAAAGCCCGAGCGTCGAGAAAGGCCCGAGCCTCCGGCTCCTCCGGCAGGAATAGATATCAGAGACGCGAACGGCACCCGTGTCATCATTAATCAAAACGGTGTGGTTGTTCATGAGGGCAGTAAGACGGCCTCGAAGCAGAAGAATAAAGAAAAGAATAAGAGCAACGACAACGATTTCTAA
- a CDS encoding serine hydrolase domain-containing protein yields MRFESVVCRSFLGAAMLVAPLASPAQSAIHRLDGTTLTATQAEAMVRTTLATGNIPGAQIAILNHGRLVWVESFGLRNVAQKQAMDNDTVMWAASITKSVFATFVMQMVQAHELDLDTPIATYLPKPLPEYEKYKDLADDPRWQKITPRHLLSHTAGFANFAALEPDHKLHIHHNPGTRFAYSGEGLNLLQFTIEQKTGRSLREMMEERLFIPLGMTRTDMSWKDSFASDVADGYTPDGKLVPHTHRTNPRAAGSMDTDINDLVKFTQALLAGKLLNGAVQAQMLSPQVQIHTAHQFPTLAEETSEEPMQVGLAYGLGWGLLTNTKYGRAFFKEGHGDGAQNYMICFEKTEDCMIMLTNSENGEFAFKPLLEKLLGDTVTPWEWEGYTPERIRAQQMNEHPELAPPPPAKPQKKSWVRKEADKLKKHVPK; encoded by the coding sequence ATGCGATTCGAATCAGTCGTCTGCCGTAGTTTTCTAGGGGCGGCGATGCTTGTAGCCCCGTTGGCATCTCCAGCGCAGAGCGCCATCCATCGCTTGGATGGTACGACGCTCACGGCAACGCAGGCAGAGGCTATGGTGCGTACGACGCTCGCCACAGGGAATATTCCCGGAGCGCAGATCGCCATTCTGAACCATGGCAGGCTGGTGTGGGTGGAGAGCTTCGGTCTGCGAAACGTGGCGCAGAAGCAGGCCATGGACAACGATACGGTGATGTGGGCGGCCTCCATCACCAAGAGCGTCTTTGCGACCTTCGTCATGCAGATGGTGCAGGCGCATGAGCTCGACCTGGATACGCCAATCGCAACCTATCTTCCAAAGCCGCTGCCCGAGTACGAGAAATACAAAGATCTTGCAGATGATCCCCGCTGGCAGAAGATCACACCGCGGCATCTCTTATCGCATACAGCCGGGTTCGCTAACTTTGCCGCGCTGGAGCCGGACCACAAACTGCACATCCACCACAACCCCGGGACACGCTTTGCCTACTCCGGTGAGGGACTGAATCTCTTGCAGTTCACCATCGAGCAGAAGACGGGCCGCAGCCTGCGCGAGATGATGGAAGAGCGCCTGTTTATACCGCTCGGCATGACGCGCACCGACATGAGTTGGAAGGATAGTTTTGCTTCGGATGTGGCTGATGGATACACCCCTGACGGTAAGCTGGTCCCACATACGCATCGCACCAATCCGCGTGCCGCGGGGTCGATGGATACCGACATCAATGACCTGGTGAAGTTCACCCAGGCGCTGCTGGCCGGCAAACTGCTCAACGGCGCGGTTCAGGCGCAGATGCTTTCGCCGCAGGTCCAGATCCATACGGCGCACCAGTTTCCCACCCTTGCAGAAGAGACCTCGGAAGAGCCGATGCAGGTAGGTCTGGCGTATGGCCTGGGGTGGGGTCTGCTGACGAATACGAAGTATGGCCGGGCGTTCTTCAAAGAAGGTCACGGCGACGGCGCACAGAACTACATGATCTGCTTCGAGAAGACGGAAGACTGCATGATCATGCTGACCAACAGCGAAAACGGCGAGTTTGCCTTCAAGCCGTTGCTGGAGAAGCTGCTGGGCGATACGGTGACGCCATGGGAGTGGGAAGGCTATACGCCGGAGCGAATCCGCGCACAGCAGATGAATGAGCATCCCGAGCTTGCTCCGCCTCCGCCTGCGAAGCCCCAGAAGAAGAGCTGGGTGCGCAAGGAAGCGGACAAGCTGAAGAAGCACGTGCCGAAGTAG
- the mug gene encoding G/U mismatch-specific DNA glycosylase, whose translation MANLPPVVEPVPHLPDVLAENLDAVFCGINPALSAAIAGHHFSNPSNRFWRTLHLAGFTPHLIPATQDYTLLRYGYGITAAVARPTVSAGDLAPRELRAAVPDLERKLLYYRPRVIAFLGKPAISAIVRKPAVAWGQQAFTFAGSSVWVLPNPSGLNRAFSLNALVSAYRELREAL comes from the coding sequence TTGGCGAACCTACCTCCGGTAGTGGAACCCGTACCGCATCTCCCCGATGTCCTCGCGGAGAATCTCGATGCCGTGTTCTGCGGCATCAATCCTGCGCTGAGTGCCGCCATCGCAGGTCATCACTTCTCCAATCCCAGCAACCGCTTCTGGCGGACCCTGCACCTGGCAGGTTTCACGCCACATCTCATCCCAGCAACGCAGGACTACACCCTGCTGCGATACGGTTATGGCATCACGGCCGCGGTAGCTCGTCCCACCGTCAGCGCCGGTGACCTGGCGCCACGCGAACTACGAGCCGCAGTACCGGATCTCGAGCGGAAACTTCTGTACTACCGTCCTCGAGTGATCGCGTTCCTTGGAAAACCGGCCATCAGCGCCATCGTCCGTAAGCCAGCCGTTGCATGGGGACAGCAGGCATTCACCTTTGCCGGATCCTCTGTGTGGGTGTTACCCAATCCCAGTGGTCTGAACCGGGCTTTTTCGCTCAATGCACTTGTCTCCGCCTATCGCGAACTTCGTGAGGCCCTCTAA
- a CDS encoding M1 family metallopeptidase encodes MTHVCAMRRAFIAATLFASAAMMAAQPPQGQGRRPQIPDTGGRSATYDPLKTFAPYAMPQPVTSYRGADGAPTPTYWQNSADYEMHATIDPGTKTLSNIETITYTNNSPVALNSLWLQVEQNTYRADARSRAFSGGSRQRPENINTDGTVFESMELLSTVKSAKPVKAEYVISDTRARIDLPTPLPHGSSIKILIKYHYTVPGIWGGRTSVDDVKDGPIYDIAQWYPRMAVYDDIHGWDTQPFLGNEFYTEFGNYDFYVTVPSNYLVAGTGYLVNGTEVLTKTQQDRLKQAATSDKTVFIRTQDEVHDPASRPKKDGTLTWHYHMDHTRDAVFSASPSFIWDAAKINLPSGKTSLAESFYPAEAAGDDGWGRCTEYLKDAVEHFSQDWYVYPYPAGINVAGFSSGMEYPGLVFDGIRSKGKGLFVVTAHEIGHTWFPMVVQSNERRDAWMDEGFNTFIDIYESDQFNHGVWGPKRDGEYAPGGGYPADEIAKVNADPEAPPILMRSDAIREKYRHPVTYFKSAEGLYLLREEILGHEVFDRAFRKYINDWAFKHPTPSDFFREMESEAGEDLSYFWRGWYENNWTMDMAAKDLKYNDPSDPSKGAHVIIEQNGQLVLPAWVQVKYDDGTDLKIKLPAETWMQKATYTMPLPTTKKIAEVMIDPEHRIPDGNRANNTAKP; translated from the coding sequence ATGACGCACGTGTGTGCCATGCGCCGCGCCTTTATCGCGGCCACTCTTTTCGCTTCCGCCGCAATGATGGCCGCTCAGCCGCCCCAGGGGCAGGGCCGCCGTCCGCAGATTCCAGATACCGGCGGACGTTCCGCCACATATGACCCGCTGAAGACCTTTGCACCGTATGCCATGCCGCAGCCGGTCACGAGCTATCGGGGCGCAGATGGCGCCCCCACGCCGACGTACTGGCAGAACTCGGCTGACTACGAGATGCACGCGACGATCGATCCGGGGACCAAAACGCTCTCGAATATAGAGACCATCACCTACACCAACAACAGCCCGGTAGCCCTCAACAGCCTATGGCTTCAGGTAGAGCAGAACACGTATCGTGCCGATGCCCGTTCGCGTGCCTTCTCTGGCGGCAGCCGCCAGCGGCCGGAGAATATCAACACCGACGGCACTGTCTTCGAATCGATGGAACTGCTCTCAACGGTGAAGAGTGCGAAGCCGGTGAAGGCTGAGTATGTCATCAGTGATACGCGGGCACGGATCGATCTGCCTACACCGCTGCCGCATGGAAGTAGCATCAAGATTCTGATCAAGTACCACTACACGGTTCCCGGCATTTGGGGCGGACGTACCTCCGTCGATGATGTCAAGGATGGGCCGATCTATGACATCGCGCAGTGGTATCCGCGGATGGCGGTCTATGACGACATTCACGGCTGGGACACGCAGCCCTTCCTGGGCAACGAGTTCTATACCGAGTTCGGCAACTACGACTTCTATGTGACCGTGCCCTCTAACTATCTGGTCGCCGGTACCGGCTACCTTGTGAACGGGACGGAGGTGCTCACCAAAACGCAACAAGACCGCCTGAAACAGGCTGCAACAAGCGATAAGACGGTCTTCATCCGCACGCAGGATGAGGTGCACGATCCCGCCAGCCGGCCGAAGAAAGACGGCACCCTGACCTGGCACTATCACATGGACCACACCCGCGATGCCGTCTTCTCTGCTTCGCCTTCATTTATCTGGGATGCCGCAAAGATCAATCTTCCCAGTGGAAAGACCTCGCTGGCGGAGAGCTTCTATCCGGCTGAGGCTGCCGGCGATGACGGATGGGGACGGTGCACCGAGTATCTGAAAGATGCCGTCGAGCACTTCTCGCAGGACTGGTATGTCTATCCGTATCCTGCAGGCATCAACGTTGCCGGCTTCTCTTCCGGAATGGAGTATCCGGGCCTGGTCTTCGATGGCATCCGGTCGAAGGGCAAGGGCCTCTTCGTCGTCACCGCACATGAGATCGGTCATACCTGGTTTCCGATGGTGGTGCAGTCGAACGAGCGCCGCGATGCCTGGATGGATGAGGGCTTCAACACCTTCATCGACATCTACGAGTCTGACCAGTTCAACCATGGTGTCTGGGGTCCAAAGCGCGATGGTGAGTACGCTCCCGGTGGCGGATATCCAGCGGACGAGATCGCCAAGGTCAATGCCGATCCGGAGGCTCCGCCGATCCTGATGCGCTCTGACGCCATCCGGGAGAAGTATCGCCACCCCGTAACCTACTTCAAATCGGCAGAGGGGCTGTATCTGCTACGCGAAGAGATCCTGGGCCACGAGGTCTTCGACCGAGCCTTCCGCAAGTACATCAACGACTGGGCCTTCAAGCATCCCACGCCGTCAGACTTCTTTCGTGAGATGGAGAGCGAGGCCGGAGAAGACCTGAGCTACTTCTGGCGGGGATGGTATGAGAACAACTGGACGATGGATATGGCCGCAAAGGATCTGAAGTACAACGATCCTTCCGATCCGTCGAAGGGGGCCCACGTCATCATCGAGCAGAACGGACAGTTGGTTCTACCGGCGTGGGTGCAGGTGAAGTACGACGACGGTACGGACCTGAAGATCAAGCTGCCGGCGGAGACCTGGATGCAGAAGGCGACGTACACCATGCCTCTGCCGACGACGAAGAAGATTGCCGAGGTCATGATCGATCCAGAACACCGCATTCCTGATGGAAACCGGGCGAATAATACGGCGAAGCCGTAG
- a CDS encoding GNAT family N-acetyltransferase — protein MTRSFVATTGSGLVLKRLQPSSELEFSDLLSLYEEAFPSSERKPVAVLRRMLSVEEYYFLLATENEVTVGFAIVRVLSGGTAALLEYMAVAPSERRRGIGGQIVLAAARAANAPSVTLLLEVESDRIEDEDRLLRTRRKQFYRSLGARELCDLNWIMPPVIATLPPPMEMMALGKIVSSVPRHQVQQWLTEIYVDVYEQSADDPRIEAMVRELPGEVRFV, from the coding sequence ATGACAAGATCGTTTGTTGCGACGACAGGTTCGGGACTCGTACTGAAGCGTCTCCAGCCCTCGTCTGAGTTGGAGTTCAGCGATCTGCTCAGCCTCTATGAGGAGGCGTTCCCAAGCTCCGAACGTAAGCCGGTGGCGGTACTGCGCCGCATGCTTTCTGTGGAAGAGTACTATTTCCTTCTTGCAACGGAGAATGAAGTAACAGTCGGTTTCGCGATCGTGCGTGTACTTTCCGGCGGCACAGCGGCGCTGCTGGAGTACATGGCCGTTGCGCCGTCAGAACGGCGCCGCGGGATTGGCGGTCAGATCGTTCTTGCTGCCGCTAGGGCCGCGAATGCACCTTCGGTAACGCTTCTGCTGGAAGTGGAATCCGATCGTATTGAAGATGAGGACAGGCTGCTGCGCACGAGGCGGAAGCAGTTTTACCGTTCGTTGGGTGCACGCGAGCTTTGCGACCTTAACTGGATCATGCCCCCGGTCATAGCAACACTGCCTCCACCCATGGAGATGATGGCTTTAGGCAAGATAGTGAGTTCTGTTCCACGGCATCAGGTACAGCAGTGGTTGACGGAGATCTACGTGGATGTCTACGAACAGAGCGCGGACGATCCACGCATCGAAGCGATGGTGAGGGAGCTTCCGGGTGAGGTGAGATTTGTCTGA
- a CDS encoding glutathione peroxidase — MRKRLILSLLCFTIAAFAGTATQVYNYRLKTIDGEPTSLAKYKGKVLLVVNVASACGFTPQYSALEAIYEKYKDKGLVVVGVPANNFANQESGTEAEIKTFCNRKYHVTFPMMSKVSVVGADQTPLYHYLTDKTANPAIGGDIKWNFTKFLIARNGTPVNRFEPAIKPDSPEVISAIENELNKK, encoded by the coding sequence GTGCGGAAACGACTGATACTGTCCCTGCTCTGCTTTACGATCGCGGCATTTGCCGGAACAGCAACGCAGGTCTACAACTACCGTCTGAAGACGATCGATGGTGAGCCTACCTCACTGGCTAAGTACAAGGGCAAGGTTCTGCTGGTCGTGAATGTGGCAAGCGCATGCGGATTCACCCCGCAATACAGCGCGCTGGAAGCCATCTATGAGAAGTACAAGGACAAGGGACTGGTCGTCGTTGGCGTTCCAGCAAACAACTTCGCCAACCAGGAGTCCGGCACCGAAGCAGAGATCAAGACCTTCTGCAACCGCAAGTACCACGTGACCTTCCCGATGATGTCGAAGGTTTCGGTCGTCGGCGCAGATCAGACACCGCTGTATCACTACCTGACGGACAAGACCGCGAATCCGGCTATCGGCGGCGATATCAAATGGAACTTCACCAAGTTCCTGATCGCACGCAACGGGACACCGGTGAATCGCTTCGAGCCGGCAATCAAGCCGGACTCCCCTGAAGTGATTAGTGCAATCGAAAACGAGCTGAACAAGAAGTAG
- a CDS encoding tetratricopeptide repeat protein: protein MARLWMLAAILFAAPCMMAQDTKADEVVREAITAMGGFEKIHALHSLIYRGFHYEGSYQQEYVQTKTSSSVMVRMRPGLRLVGCRPEIPECHGQWSRIVEGFDGQRGWELNWPKQRLVRTVNKAEHALHCGAAFDYLFIDYKERGFHATYLGTQHVLGMDVETIQIDRPDCGSGMLYYFDPQTYAIRMTRAKLPIHARGDAVDTVAVYTKSLEVNGVRLLSREEEVNFNTGEVIDGVEWTSIEANTLNDPAIFQAPEVHPSGITAIALKMLEQANHDTPSQMMATYSSFRGSAEGKDADVVYDMNWLGYELLKVDNYSHALPVFLQIVRENPQSADAYDNLGEAYLQKKDRKRAIAAFEQALKLGAKGDAVQKKLDRLRKEQSWKISL, encoded by the coding sequence ATGGCACGGTTGTGGATGCTCGCAGCAATCCTGTTCGCGGCGCCATGCATGATGGCACAGGACACGAAGGCGGATGAGGTCGTCCGGGAGGCGATCACCGCTATGGGCGGCTTCGAGAAGATTCATGCTCTGCACAGCCTTATCTATCGCGGGTTCCACTACGAAGGCAGCTATCAGCAGGAATATGTGCAGACCAAGACCTCAAGTTCTGTAATGGTGCGCATGCGCCCCGGACTGCGCCTGGTTGGGTGCAGGCCAGAGATACCCGAGTGCCACGGACAGTGGAGCAGGATCGTCGAAGGCTTCGACGGTCAGCGTGGATGGGAGCTCAACTGGCCGAAGCAACGGCTGGTGCGCACTGTCAATAAAGCTGAACACGCCCTGCACTGCGGAGCTGCCTTCGACTATCTCTTCATCGACTACAAAGAGCGAGGATTTCATGCAACCTATCTCGGCACCCAGCACGTTCTTGGCATGGATGTCGAAACCATTCAGATCGACCGGCCGGATTGCGGATCGGGCATGCTGTACTACTTCGATCCGCAGACCTATGCCATTCGCATGACGCGGGCTAAGCTTCCGATTCACGCGCGTGGCGATGCCGTCGACACCGTTGCTGTTTATACGAAAAGCCTTGAGGTTAACGGCGTTCGCCTCCTCTCACGGGAGGAAGAGGTGAACTTCAACACCGGCGAAGTCATCGACGGCGTGGAATGGACCTCCATCGAAGCAAACACCCTCAACGATCCTGCAATCTTTCAGGCGCCTGAAGTTCATCCATCGGGCATCACCGCCATTGCCTTGAAGATGCTCGAACAGGCAAACCACGACACTCCCAGCCAGATGATGGCCACCTACAGCAGTTTTCGCGGCAGCGCCGAAGGCAAAGATGCCGACGTGGTCTATGACATGAACTGGCTGGGATACGAACTTCTGAAGGTCGACAACTACAGCCATGCCTTACCTGTGTTTCTCCAGATCGTACGGGAGAATCCGCAATCAGCGGATGCCTACGACAACCTTGGGGAAGCCTATCTCCAGAAGAAGGATCGCAAAAGAGCAATTGCCGCCTTCGAACAGGCTCTGAAGCTGGGAGCGAAAGGAGATGCAGTTCAGAAAAAGCTGGATCGTTTGCGCAAAGAGCAAAGCTGGAAGATCAGCCTGTGA
- a CDS encoding tetratricopeptide repeat protein, producing MEDKTKGGLQHVPTGAALSLHSTRSGLIARGRRDAASAAANPHYQQAIIAYKAGNFTEAAAGFRLAAEQGHAESQYLLSTMYGEGQGLAQDDAEAALWERKAAEQGHAYAQANLSFRYYSAGDFAEAFAWCQRAAYSSLAWAQYNLGLMYQKGEGVSQSNAEAAHWYRLAATQNFPDAQQKLAGLYYFGQGVPQSYAQAATWYRRAADQGNAEAQFQLAHLYAIGQGVEHDYVQSRYWTRKAAEQGHEAAVRELKRREYRDP from the coding sequence ATGGAAGATAAGACCAAAGGCGGTTTGCAACACGTCCCCACCGGAGCTGCGCTGTCGCTGCATTCCACGCGTTCCGGTTTGATTGCCCGTGGCCGTCGTGATGCTGCCAGTGCAGCCGCGAATCCTCACTACCAGCAGGCAATCATCGCCTACAAGGCTGGCAACTTCACTGAAGCCGCAGCCGGTTTTCGCCTTGCCGCCGAACAGGGCCATGCTGAGTCACAGTATCTCCTCAGCACCATGTATGGCGAAGGACAGGGGCTGGCGCAGGACGATGCGGAGGCGGCACTCTGGGAACGCAAAGCTGCGGAACAGGGCCATGCTTACGCACAGGCCAATCTCTCTTTTCGTTATTACTCCGCTGGAGACTTCGCGGAGGCCTTTGCATGGTGTCAGCGCGCTGCGTACAGCAGTCTTGCCTGGGCACAGTACAACCTCGGCCTGATGTATCAGAAAGGAGAAGGCGTTTCGCAAAGCAACGCTGAAGCTGCTCACTGGTATCGTCTGGCGGCCACACAGAATTTCCCCGACGCCCAGCAGAAGCTGGCTGGCCTTTACTACTTTGGCCAGGGAGTCCCGCAGAGCTATGCGCAGGCGGCTACGTGGTATCGCAGGGCTGCCGATCAGGGCAATGCCGAAGCGCAGTTCCAACTCGCTCATCTTTATGCCATCGGGCAGGGCGTTGAGCATGATTACGTGCAGTCTCGCTACTGGACGCGAAAGGCTGCTGAGCAGGGACACGAAGCGGCAGTTCGCGAGCTCAAGCGC